One Psychrobacillus glaciei genomic region harbors:
- the fliR gene encoding flagellar biosynthetic protein FliR: MNEILPKLTVLLLVIARVSAFFVTLPLFSHRTIPATHRIAFAVVISWMMYYTMDVGPFELNGDYILLIMKEVIVGLFIGLLAYIIMSAIQIAGGFIDFQMGFAIANVIDPQTGAQSPLVGQFLNTLALLLLLALNGHHLLLDGIFYSYKFIPLELAWPPFGQENYVEFIMKTFAGVFAVAFQMSIPIVATLFLVDVALGITARTVPQLNIFVVGFPIKIGVSFLVLFVMMGVLMAVVQKLFQIMVVSMRDLMIILGGG; this comes from the coding sequence ATGAATGAAATTTTACCTAAATTAACTGTTTTATTACTTGTAATCGCACGTGTTTCTGCGTTTTTCGTCACGTTACCTCTCTTTTCACATCGAACAATTCCTGCTACTCACCGTATTGCATTCGCTGTCGTTATTTCGTGGATGATGTATTACACGATGGATGTTGGTCCGTTTGAACTGAATGGGGATTACATATTATTAATTATGAAAGAAGTAATCGTTGGTTTATTCATTGGTCTGCTGGCTTATATCATCATGTCAGCAATTCAAATCGCTGGCGGATTTATTGATTTTCAGATGGGGTTTGCTATTGCCAATGTGATTGACCCTCAAACTGGTGCCCAAAGTCCATTAGTTGGACAATTTTTGAATACACTAGCTCTCCTATTATTATTGGCACTTAACGGACATCATTTGCTATTAGATGGTATTTTTTATAGTTATAAGTTTATCCCATTGGAACTTGCTTGGCCTCCTTTTGGGCAAGAAAATTACGTCGAATTTATTATGAAAACATTTGCAGGTGTTTTTGCAGTTGCTTTCCAAATGTCGATACCAATAGTTGCAACTCTATTTTTAGTGGATGTTGCATTGGGGATTACTGCTAGAACTGTACCTCAGCTAAATATATTTGTAGTTGGTTTTCCGATAAAAATAGGTGTAAGTTTTTTAGTTCTTTTCGTCATGATGGGTGTATTAATGGCAGTTGTCCAAAAATTGTTTCAAATAATGGTTGTAAGCATGCGAGATTTAATGATTATTTTAGGTGGTGGATAG
- a CDS encoding flagellar biosynthesis protein FlhF codes for MKMKKYMANTMPEAMKLIRNELGEEAIILNSKVAYSKGFLGMFKKKSIEVLAGIDTFDPPPAPVEKASVQMVHSSKATDEIKKELEDLKHMVKSIQRPQLDNKYPDELETLIHHLKEQELAEELITTVSDELFMHMKENNQKFDLEEQIRNTKKILSSLLDQVPFGGLSYSKKYINVLGPTGVGKTTTIAKMAARAVLEKKKKVGFITTDTYRIAAIEQLKTYAGLLQAPIEIVYNEIDLQNAMKSFETLDIVFIDTAGRNYKELKFVEDLQKLIDLKENTETFLVLSTTSKQKDMEVIIEQFTEFPIEKYIFTKLDETNSIGSIINLMVKYKKGLAYYTDGQEVPEDIVEANQNELLNMLLKGIRYE; via the coding sequence ATGAAGATGAAAAAATACATGGCTAATACAATGCCCGAAGCGATGAAACTAATTCGAAATGAATTAGGGGAAGAAGCAATCATTTTGAATTCAAAAGTTGCTTATTCCAAGGGTTTTTTAGGAATGTTCAAAAAGAAGTCTATCGAAGTTTTAGCGGGTATTGATACGTTTGATCCACCTCCTGCTCCTGTAGAAAAAGCATCCGTCCAAATGGTTCATTCAAGTAAGGCAACGGACGAAATAAAAAAAGAATTAGAAGACTTAAAACATATGGTGAAGTCAATTCAACGTCCACAGTTGGATAATAAATATCCAGACGAACTAGAAACTCTTATTCATCATTTGAAGGAACAAGAGTTAGCAGAAGAGCTTATCACAACAGTTAGTGATGAGCTTTTTATGCATATGAAAGAAAATAATCAAAAATTTGATTTAGAAGAACAAATTAGAAATACGAAGAAAATTTTGTCGTCACTCTTAGATCAAGTTCCTTTTGGTGGTTTGTCCTATTCGAAAAAATACATTAATGTGTTAGGTCCAACAGGTGTTGGGAAGACGACAACAATTGCGAAAATGGCTGCTCGAGCAGTTTTAGAAAAAAAGAAAAAAGTTGGTTTTATTACGACAGATACTTATCGTATTGCTGCAATTGAGCAATTAAAGACGTATGCAGGCTTGCTTCAAGCTCCCATTGAAATTGTTTACAATGAAATAGATTTACAAAATGCAATGAAAAGTTTCGAAACTTTAGATATAGTCTTTATAGATACTGCAGGGCGTAATTATAAAGAGCTCAAGTTTGTAGAGGATTTACAAAAGCTGATTGACCTAAAAGAGAACACAGAAACCTTTCTTGTTCTGTCCACTACTTCTAAGCAAAAAGACATGGAAGTGATTATCGAACAGTTCACAGAATTCCCTATTGAAAAATATATTTTTACAAAGCTTGATGAAACAAATTCTATTGGCTCAATTATCAATTTAATGGTTAAATATAAGAAGGGACTTGCTTACTATACGGATGGTCAAGAAGTCCCGGAAGATATAGTTGAGGCTAATCAAAATGAATTACTCAATATGCTTTTAAAGGGGATTCGTTATGAGTGA
- a CDS encoding flagellar biosynthetic protein FliO, translated as MKQFQKRSRNEMKRKFTIIYCIFCLLILLPFQTVVHAATDPNGSIDDYYSKLKDEPTQKTTLDTDTDTNKDLDKGSGGVSVGIWDYVKMIFALAFVILLLYGLLRFVNSKNKTYQTHQLIQNLGGVGISQGKSVQLLQVGNSLFLVGIGEDVSLLKEITDPEEISKLTKKYDEKLEIGKTVPYITELFSLLKGNLSKKKNRNEKKEPTFNETFQKRLQEIQKDRSDVIKDWKTKEREENE; from the coding sequence TTGAAGCAATTTCAAAAGCGCTCGCGTAATGAAATGAAGAGGAAATTCACCATCATTTATTGCATTTTTTGCTTGCTAATTCTATTACCTTTTCAAACGGTAGTTCATGCAGCAACAGACCCAAACGGTAGTATTGACGATTATTATAGCAAGTTAAAAGATGAGCCAACCCAAAAAACAACACTAGATACAGATACAGATACTAACAAGGATTTAGACAAAGGTTCTGGTGGTGTATCTGTAGGTATTTGGGATTATGTTAAGATGATTTTTGCATTAGCATTTGTAATTCTCTTACTTTATGGATTATTACGTTTTGTGAACAGTAAAAATAAAACGTATCAAACGCATCAACTTATTCAAAATTTAGGTGGAGTTGGGATTAGTCAAGGTAAATCTGTGCAATTACTCCAGGTTGGTAATTCGCTGTTTTTAGTGGGAATAGGAGAAGATGTTTCCTTACTAAAAGAAATTACAGATCCTGAGGAAATAAGCAAACTTACCAAAAAGTACGATGAGAAGCTTGAGATTGGAAAGACTGTACCGTACATAACAGAGCTTTTTAGCCTCCTAAAAGGAAATCTCTCTAAGAAAAAGAATCGTAATGAAAAAAAAGAACCTACATTTAATGAAACGTTCCAAAAAAGATTACAAGAAATCCAAAAAGACCGTAGTGATGTTATAAAGGATTGGAAGACAAAGGAGCGAGAAGAGAATGAATGA
- the fliM gene encoding flagellar motor switch protein FliM, with the protein MAGDILSQSEIDALLSALSTGEMTADEMKIEQESRKVRVYDFKRALRFSKDQIRSLTRIHENFARLLTTFFSAQLRTYVQISVVSVDQIPFEEFIRSVPHMTLINVFEVPPLEGNILMEINPNIAYTMYDLLMGGKGGSYTKTDSLTEIETKIMTNLFERSFDNLREAWANIADIDPILTELEVNPQFLQMISPNETVVVISFNTIIGETSGMINICIPHVVLEPIVPNLSVRYWMQTNKKEVSPEQLKVLEKRVKSAEIPLVAELGKTDISIEDLLFLQLGDVIQLNAKIEDPLIIKVGEIPKFKAQPGKLKKRMAVQVIETLKGGEDDDE; encoded by the coding sequence TTGGCAGGGGATATACTATCTCAATCAGAAATAGATGCGTTGTTAAGTGCACTTTCAACAGGCGAAATGACAGCAGATGAGATGAAAATTGAGCAAGAATCTCGGAAAGTAAGAGTATATGACTTTAAACGAGCACTTCGATTCTCAAAAGATCAAATTCGTAGTTTAACGCGTATTCATGAAAACTTTGCTCGATTATTAACTACATTTTTTTCTGCCCAATTAAGGACGTATGTACAAATTTCAGTAGTATCTGTTGATCAAATACCATTTGAAGAGTTTATTCGCTCTGTACCGCATATGACACTGATCAATGTCTTTGAAGTTCCGCCACTGGAGGGGAATATTCTAATGGAAATTAACCCGAATATCGCCTATACGATGTATGATTTATTAATGGGCGGTAAGGGTGGATCATATACAAAAACAGATAGTTTAACAGAAATTGAAACAAAAATTATGACCAACTTATTTGAACGATCATTTGATAATCTAAGAGAAGCTTGGGCAAATATAGCGGATATTGATCCAATTTTAACGGAGCTGGAAGTGAATCCACAATTTCTACAAATGATTTCACCAAACGAAACGGTTGTTGTTATTTCATTCAATACCATTATTGGCGAAACAAGTGGGATGATCAATATTTGTATACCACATGTTGTATTAGAGCCAATTGTGCCTAACTTATCTGTACGATATTGGATGCAAACCAATAAAAAAGAAGTCTCTCCTGAACAATTAAAAGTGTTGGAGAAACGAGTAAAATCAGCTGAAATTCCTCTAGTAGCGGAGTTAGGTAAAACAGATATATCCATAGAAGATTTATTGTTTTTGCAGTTAGGTGACGTCATTCAATTGAATGCTAAAATAGAGGACCCACTAATAATAAAAGTTGGGGAAATCCCTAAATTTAAGGCACAGCCTGGTAAACTTAAAAAAAGGATGGCTGTTCAAGTCATTGAAACTTTGAAAGGAGGAGAGGATGATGATGAGTGA
- a CDS encoding response regulator, with protein MSKRILIVDDAAFMRMMIKDILTKNGFEVVGEAGDGAQAVEKYAELKPDLVTMDITMPEMDGITALKEIKGKNPNAVIIMCSAMGQQAMVIDAIQAGAKDFIVKPFQADRVIEAISKALA; from the coding sequence ATGTCGAAAAGAATATTAATAGTGGATGATGCAGCATTTATGCGTATGATGATTAAGGACATTTTAACAAAAAATGGTTTTGAAGTTGTTGGAGAAGCAGGAGATGGAGCTCAAGCAGTTGAGAAATATGCGGAGTTAAAGCCTGATTTAGTAACAATGGATATTACAATGCCAGAAATGGACGGAATCACGGCATTAAAAGAAATTAAAGGTAAGAACCCAAATGCAGTTATTATTATGTGTTCTGCAATGGGACAACAAGCAATGGTTATTGATGCAATTCAAGCTGGAGCGAAAGATTTTATTGTTAAACCATTCCAAGCTGATCGCGTAATTGAAGCAATTTCAAAAGCGCTCGCGTAA
- a CDS encoding MinD/ParA family protein gives MSDQAEELRMRMLRSQNKLGRSIAVVSGKGGVGKSNFSMNFTTMLSSLGKKVVLIDMDIGMGNIHILLGKTVSSNLKDYLVGDASIEEVLYEGPNNLQYISGGSGLSGVMEWNEEMFGRLVEAFEFMQKNYDYIVFDMGAGATSQTLDLLVSVDDIIVITTAEPTSITDAYSMMKFIFYKDPDKNFFLLCNRAFTDEEGIETTSRLKLAMSKFLSKEIVVLGSLPEDPAVRKAVKEQVPFSLLYPHAEITKKLKEIASKFSDLDFEKESIPRQSKFISRLKNLFTGRA, from the coding sequence ATGAGTGATCAAGCGGAAGAATTAAGAATGCGAATGCTTAGGAGTCAGAACAAACTAGGAAGATCTATTGCGGTTGTCAGTGGTAAAGGAGGAGTGGGAAAAAGTAATTTTTCCATGAACTTCACTACTATGCTAAGTTCATTAGGTAAAAAAGTTGTTCTGATTGATATGGACATAGGTATGGGAAATATTCATATTTTGCTAGGGAAAACAGTTTCCTCTAATTTGAAAGACTATTTAGTAGGAGATGCTTCGATTGAAGAAGTGTTGTATGAAGGTCCTAATAATCTTCAATATATCTCTGGTGGATCTGGTTTATCGGGTGTAATGGAGTGGAATGAAGAAATGTTTGGAAGACTAGTAGAAGCATTCGAGTTTATGCAAAAAAATTATGATTATATTGTATTTGATATGGGGGCTGGAGCAACAAGTCAAACATTGGATTTGTTAGTCTCTGTCGATGATATTATCGTCATAACGACCGCCGAACCAACATCTATAACCGATGCATATTCCATGATGAAATTTATTTTTTATAAAGATCCAGATAAAAATTTCTTTCTTTTGTGTAATAGGGCTTTTACCGATGAGGAAGGCATTGAAACAACATCTAGATTAAAATTAGCAATGTCCAAGTTTTTATCTAAAGAAATCGTTGTACTTGGCTCTTTACCAGAGGATCCAGCTGTTCGAAAAGCGGTGAAAGAACAAGTTCCATTTTCGTTATTATATCCTCATGCTGAAATAACGAAAAAGTTAAAAGAGATTGCTAGCAAATTCTCGGATTTAGACTTTGAGAAAGAGAGTATACCTAGACAAAGTAAATTTATATCTCGATTGAAAAATCTCTTTACGGGGAGGGCGTGA
- the fliY gene encoding flagellar motor switch phosphatase FliY — translation MSDDMLSQEEIEALLRGTSIEEEKNTNDTDEINVEDYLDSFAQDTLGEIGNISFGSSATALSSLLGQKVEITTPSIDMIQRSRLEEEFPQPYVAVQVQYTAGLIGMNLLVIKQSDAAIIADLMLGGDGTDPKPELSEIQISAVQEAMNQMMGSAATSMSTVFNKKVDISPPSIDLMNLGAGEGINAIPNDELLIKISFRLKIGELIDSNIMQLLPLEFGLKLVKSLMGEDEDQVAATIMEERVEATPTPIPQQQQQIHEQIQPQAQMQFTQTRPQTPQVEVQQAQFASFEAPSLSQNESRNLNLLLDIPLQVTVELGRTKRTVKDILELTSGSIIELDKLAGEPVDILVNNRHIAKGEVVVIDENFGVRITDILSQAERINNLR, via the coding sequence ATGAGTGATGATATGCTCTCCCAAGAAGAAATTGAAGCCCTCCTTAGAGGAACTTCAATTGAAGAAGAAAAAAACACAAATGATACAGATGAGATTAATGTAGAAGACTATTTAGATTCCTTTGCACAAGATACACTTGGGGAGATTGGTAATATTTCTTTTGGTAGCTCTGCAACCGCTTTGTCGTCTCTTTTAGGACAAAAGGTAGAAATTACTACTCCAAGTATTGATATGATTCAGCGTTCGAGATTAGAAGAAGAGTTTCCTCAGCCATACGTAGCGGTACAAGTACAATATACTGCGGGACTAATTGGCATGAATTTACTCGTTATTAAACAATCGGATGCAGCAATTATCGCGGATTTAATGCTTGGTGGAGATGGAACAGATCCAAAACCAGAACTAAGTGAAATTCAAATAAGTGCTGTGCAAGAAGCGATGAATCAAATGATGGGATCGGCCGCTACCTCTATGTCGACAGTATTTAATAAAAAAGTAGATATTTCTCCCCCTTCTATAGATTTGATGAATTTAGGAGCAGGTGAAGGAATAAATGCTATTCCAAATGATGAATTACTCATTAAGATTTCCTTCCGACTAAAAATAGGGGAGTTAATAGATTCAAATATTATGCAATTACTTCCTTTGGAGTTTGGATTAAAATTAGTAAAATCTTTAATGGGTGAAGATGAAGATCAAGTTGCTGCGACAATCATGGAAGAAAGAGTGGAAGCAACTCCAACTCCTATCCCACAACAGCAACAACAGATACATGAACAGATTCAACCTCAAGCACAAATGCAGTTTACGCAAACGCGACCACAAACACCACAAGTGGAAGTACAACAAGCGCAATTTGCTAGTTTCGAAGCACCAAGCTTATCACAAAACGAATCGAGAAATTTAAATTTACTACTTGATATTCCACTTCAAGTAACAGTAGAATTAGGTCGTACTAAAAGAACTGTAAAAGACATTCTAGAACTCACTAGTGGATCAATAATTGAACTAGATAAATTAGCAGGTGAACCAGTAGATATTCTAGTAAACAACAGACATATCGCAAAAGGTGAAGTTGTCGTAATTGATGAGAATTTTGGAGTTCGAATTACAGATATTTTAAGTCAAGCTGAACGAATTAACAATTTAAGATAA
- the flhB gene encoding flagellar biosynthesis protein FlhB, with translation MWKLRLDLQFFAGEKTEKATPKKRQDSRKKGQVLKSADVTSAIVLLSVFLFLLFSAGYLRAELFSFFDVTFTKYMLIKNLSIDTAVEIYKELLIEMAKVLLPIMGVAVVAAIAANFFQFGLLFTTEPLKFDLKKIDPIKGLKRMFSIKAIIELLKSILKISFIGSVTTLILWMNLEKVLSLSFKTAWDTLSTVGWLTGMMGIAASCVLLFISVLDFFYQRFDYEKNLKMSKQDIKDEHKNSDGDPIIKSRIRQRQREMAMRRMMQEIPSADVVITNPTHFAIALKYDDESMDAPTVVAKGADFVAQKIKLIAKEHDVVMVENRPLARAMYDQVEIGQRIPDEFFKAVAEVLAYVYRIKQKI, from the coding sequence ATGTGGAAACTCCGATTAGACTTGCAGTTTTTCGCAGGAGAAAAAACAGAAAAAGCAACCCCTAAAAAACGACAAGATTCCCGTAAAAAAGGACAAGTTTTAAAAAGTGCAGATGTTACAAGCGCTATTGTATTACTCTCCGTTTTTCTGTTTTTATTGTTTAGTGCAGGGTATTTACGAGCGGAATTGTTTTCTTTTTTTGATGTTACCTTTACAAAATATATGTTAATTAAAAATCTCTCGATTGATACGGCTGTAGAAATATATAAAGAATTACTCATAGAAATGGCAAAAGTATTGCTTCCGATTATGGGTGTGGCTGTAGTTGCGGCGATCGCTGCAAACTTTTTTCAATTTGGATTGTTGTTTACAACCGAGCCCTTAAAGTTTGATTTAAAAAAAATTGATCCAATAAAAGGTCTCAAAAGAATGTTTTCGATTAAAGCAATTATTGAACTCTTGAAATCTATATTAAAAATATCTTTTATTGGTTCTGTTACTACCCTTATTCTATGGATGAATTTAGAAAAGGTGTTATCTTTATCATTTAAGACAGCCTGGGACACACTTTCAACAGTTGGTTGGTTAACCGGAATGATGGGAATAGCAGCTTCATGTGTTTTATTATTTATTTCTGTTTTGGATTTTTTCTATCAGAGGTTTGACTATGAAAAAAATCTTAAAATGTCGAAACAAGACATTAAAGATGAACATAAAAATTCAGATGGAGATCCAATTATTAAATCCCGTATAAGACAGCGGCAAAGGGAAATGGCTATGCGTCGAATGATGCAAGAAATTCCATCAGCAGACGTGGTTATTACGAACCCAACGCATTTTGCAATCGCATTAAAATACGACGATGAATCGATGGATGCTCCAACAGTTGTTGCAAAAGGTGCAGATTTTGTTGCTCAGAAAATCAAACTTATTGCAAAAGAACATGATGTAGTTATGGTTGAAAATCGTCCGCTTGCTAGAGCAATGTATGATCAAGTCGAAATTGGCCAACGAATTCCGGATGAATTTTTCAAAGCTGTTGCAGAGGTACTTGCTTATGTATATCGAATTAAACAAAAAATATAA
- the fliP gene encoding flagellar type III secretion system pore protein FliP (The bacterial flagellar biogenesis protein FliP forms a type III secretion system (T3SS)-type pore required for flagellar assembly.) has protein sequence MNDFVQFFSDSDPSNVATSIKLMLLLTVLSLAPSILILMTSFARIVIILSFVRTALATQQMPPNQVIVGLSLFLTFFVMAPTFQEVNEKALTPLFDEKITLEQAYENASGPFKEFMSKQTRQKDLELFLRYTEAERPESIDDIPLTVMVPAFALSEIKTAFQIGFMIFIPFLVIDMIVASILMSMGMMMLPPVMISLPFKILLFVLVDGWYLVMKSILQSF, from the coding sequence ATGAATGATTTCGTCCAGTTTTTTTCGGACAGTGATCCGTCAAACGTCGCCACTTCTATCAAATTAATGCTATTGCTTACGGTTTTATCTTTGGCGCCTAGTATTTTAATACTAATGACTTCCTTTGCTAGAATCGTTATTATTCTTTCATTTGTTCGAACGGCACTTGCGACACAGCAAATGCCACCGAACCAAGTGATTGTAGGGTTATCTTTATTTTTAACATTTTTCGTTATGGCCCCTACTTTTCAAGAAGTGAATGAAAAAGCACTTACTCCACTTTTTGATGAGAAAATTACATTGGAACAGGCGTATGAAAATGCAAGTGGTCCTTTTAAGGAATTTATGAGCAAGCAAACAAGGCAAAAAGATCTAGAGTTATTTTTACGTTATACAGAGGCAGAGCGACCAGAATCAATTGATGATATCCCACTAACTGTGATGGTTCCTGCATTTGCTTTAAGTGAGATTAAAACGGCATTTCAAATTGGTTTTATGATTTTCATACCTTTTTTAGTAATTGATATGATAGTAGCGAGTATTTTAATGTCTATGGGTATGATGATGCTACCTCCAGTAATGATATCTTTACCATTTAAAATATTATTATTTGTTTTAGTAGATGGCTGGTATTTAGTAATGAAATCGATATTACAAAGTTTTTAG
- the flhA gene encoding flagellar biosynthesis protein FlhA yields the protein MQVRDITVLAAVISVVAMLVIPLPHWLISFLIIINITIALLILMTAMNMQEALQFSVFPPLLLLVTLFRLGLNVSTTRAILSEGDAGKVVETFGTFVTGGNILVGLVVFTILVIIQFIVITKGAERVSEVAARFTLDAMPGKQMSIDADLNAGMISEKEARERREKVSGEADFYGAMDGATKFVKGDAIAGIIIVLINLVVGIIIGVVQQGLPFAEAAVLFSTLTVGDGLVSQIPALLISTATGIVVTRAASNGNLGSDITSQLFSQPKLLYVAAGTIALLGIVTPVGPLITFPIAIALAVGAYMMNKSSKEDPNEIEEFEEEVTTDNMKSPENVINLLNVDPIEFEFGYGLIPLVDTAQGGDLLDRVVMIRRQLALELGIVIPVVRIRDNIQLQPNEYRLKIKGNEMARGELLLDHYLAMSPGDDDSIEGIDTVEPSFGLPAKWITESVKEEAEILGYTVVDPPSVVSTHMTEIIRNNAHDLLGRQETKQLIDHIRETYPILVDELTPTPLSVGEIQKVLGNLLREHVSVRNLPIIFETLADYSKMTSDVDILTEYTRQSLAKQITTQYAGNNHVLKVLTVSGRVEKLIADSIQQTEHGNYLSIDPNDSQAILESMAKEIERASLMEQSPIILCSPAVRVYMRQMTARYFPQIPILSYNELESSIEVQSVGVVNVE from the coding sequence ATGCAAGTCCGCGATATAACCGTATTAGCAGCTGTAATATCTGTTGTGGCAATGCTAGTAATTCCTCTTCCACATTGGTTAATAAGTTTCCTAATTATCATAAATATTACAATCGCTTTGTTAATATTAATGACCGCTATGAATATGCAAGAGGCCCTTCAATTTTCTGTTTTTCCTCCTTTATTATTACTCGTAACACTATTCCGACTCGGTCTGAACGTGTCCACTACAAGAGCCATATTATCTGAAGGTGATGCTGGTAAAGTTGTAGAAACTTTCGGTACATTTGTAACAGGTGGAAATATATTAGTAGGTTTAGTTGTATTTACTATATTAGTAATTATTCAATTCATTGTAATTACGAAAGGTGCAGAACGTGTATCCGAAGTTGCTGCTCGATTTACGTTAGATGCAATGCCTGGTAAACAAATGAGTATTGATGCTGATTTGAATGCAGGGATGATTTCTGAAAAAGAAGCAAGAGAAAGACGTGAAAAAGTAAGCGGCGAAGCAGACTTTTATGGTGCAATGGATGGTGCGACAAAATTCGTAAAAGGAGATGCCATTGCTGGTATTATCATAGTACTAATCAACCTTGTTGTTGGTATTATCATAGGAGTAGTGCAACAAGGACTACCTTTTGCGGAAGCGGCAGTACTTTTTTCTACATTAACTGTGGGAGATGGTCTCGTTTCTCAAATTCCAGCTCTATTAATTTCCACAGCTACGGGGATTGTAGTAACTAGAGCGGCATCTAACGGAAATCTTGGTAGTGATATTACTAGTCAATTGTTTTCTCAGCCAAAGTTGCTTTACGTTGCAGCTGGAACGATTGCTTTACTTGGAATTGTTACTCCGGTAGGACCGTTAATTACTTTTCCGATTGCAATCGCTTTGGCAGTAGGTGCATATATGATGAATAAATCAAGCAAAGAAGATCCAAATGAAATAGAAGAATTTGAAGAAGAAGTTACAACGGACAATATGAAAAGTCCGGAAAATGTTATTAATCTTCTAAATGTAGATCCAATAGAGTTTGAATTTGGTTATGGACTTATTCCTTTAGTAGATACTGCACAAGGTGGAGATTTACTTGACCGGGTAGTAATGATACGAAGACAGCTTGCGTTAGAGTTAGGTATTGTCATACCAGTTGTACGTATTCGAGATAATATTCAATTACAACCTAATGAATATCGACTTAAAATTAAAGGAAATGAAATGGCGAGAGGCGAATTATTACTTGATCACTATTTAGCGATGAGTCCCGGAGATGATGATTCCATCGAAGGAATTGATACTGTTGAGCCTTCTTTCGGTTTACCTGCAAAATGGATTACGGAATCTGTGAAAGAAGAAGCAGAAATACTTGGTTATACGGTTGTTGATCCTCCGAGTGTTGTCTCTACACATATGACGGAAATAATTCGAAATAATGCACATGATTTACTGGGTCGTCAAGAAACGAAACAACTGATTGATCATATTAGAGAAACATATCCAATACTTGTAGATGAACTAACACCAACACCACTCTCAGTTGGAGAAATACAAAAAGTTTTAGGGAATTTACTACGAGAGCATGTTTCGGTTCGTAATCTTCCCATTATTTTCGAAACACTTGCAGATTATTCAAAAATGACTTCTGATGTCGATATATTAACTGAATATACAAGGCAATCATTAGCGAAACAAATTACGACACAATATGCAGGGAATAATCATGTGCTAAAAGTTCTAACTGTTTCCGGTAGAGTAGAAAAATTAATTGCGGATAGTATCCAGCAAACGGAGCATGGTAACTATTTGTCTATCGATCCAAATGATTCACAAGCAATTTTAGAATCGATGGCGAAGGAAATAGAACGAGCATCATTGATGGAACAATCGCCAATTATTTTATGTTCTCCTGCAGTAAGGGTGTATATGCGTCAAATGACAGCACGATATTTCCCTCAAATTCCGATTCTTTCTTATAATGAATTAGAATCTTCTATTGAGGTACAAAGCGTAGGGGTGGTGAATGTTGAATGA
- the fliQ gene encoding flagellar biosynthesis protein FliQ, with protein sequence MSNEMVISIAEQAIWVILLTSGPLLLIALITGLAVSIFQATTQIQEQTLAFVPKIIAVLVAIVFFGPWMLSHVTSYASDIFENLIRYIG encoded by the coding sequence ATGAGTAATGAAATGGTAATTTCGATTGCAGAACAAGCTATTTGGGTCATTCTTCTTACATCAGGTCCTCTTCTTTTAATCGCTTTAATAACTGGACTAGCAGTCAGTATTTTTCAAGCAACAACGCAAATTCAAGAACAAACTTTAGCTTTTGTTCCTAAAATTATTGCTGTTTTAGTTGCCATTGTTTTTTTCGGACCGTGGATGCTTTCTCATGTAACATCGTATGCATCGGATATCTTTGAAAATTTAATACGATACATTGGTTGA